The following coding sequences are from one Paenibacillus sp. FSL R5-0912 window:
- a CDS encoding cell wall elongation regulator TseB-like domain-containing protein, translating to MKKRRKWLPLGISLVLLLLFGLSQFYAYIMKDQWNERSEAKEIARARAGLTEVSKAQKSVWDENAIYWVLTGKNDAGTELMVWVRFTKEGQPAGGENDLYAEELSKGTSEAQIRDSIAAQLPGITIKRLLPGVYNGEYAWQLFYKKDGRFYYSFYRFTDGSAIGEGYSLPNR from the coding sequence TTGAAGAAGAGGAGAAAATGGCTTCCGCTGGGGATTTCCCTGGTTCTGCTCCTTCTGTTCGGACTAAGCCAGTTTTATGCCTACATTATGAAGGATCAGTGGAACGAGCGGAGTGAAGCCAAAGAGATTGCCAGAGCACGGGCTGGCTTAACTGAGGTATCCAAAGCACAGAAATCCGTCTGGGATGAAAATGCGATTTACTGGGTGCTTACCGGAAAAAATGATGCTGGAACCGAGCTGATGGTTTGGGTCCGCTTTACCAAGGAAGGCCAGCCAGCCGGAGGCGAAAATGATTTATATGCGGAGGAGCTCAGCAAAGGGACTTCGGAGGCGCAGATCCGTGATAGTATAGCTGCCCAGCTTCCGGGTATTACGATTAAACGGCTGCTGCCGGGAGTGTATAACGGAGAATATGCCTGGCAGCTGTTCTACAAAAAGGACGGCAGGTTCTATTACAGCTTCTATCGCTTCACAGACGGCAGTGCCATCGGTGAAGGGTATAGCCTGCCCAACCGGTAA